In a genomic window of Deinococcus sp. AB2017081:
- a CDS encoding ATP-binding protein produces the protein MSEPATSAGAPDRPGHDLLSALPDACILLDRAQRVVDLNAPAAALLNVELRAARHQAVWDLLPEWLASPAGPELTHAVQHGQAADVEVHDTARGRRLQVRVFARHDGTGLLCREVTPRSRDGASALLTRHASDLLSVHLPDGRLTYQSLTPAAVAVLGYQADELIGRAAHELIHPDDLRTTTYEALPDQPGARRYTYRIRRKDGTYLWLETTTHALKGPDGAVTGILASSRDVTERQQVGALQRRNESLQAETDALAVFASFTRMVGVESDPLALARHAVETLAQAFVQGSAAYFEPDGDRWRAVAWAGPLTPQAVAYIQAGLPFRHLTPDAEGHAQFFEGWPQTEPELVGLLPDLRAVAVAPLRRGPGTVGLLTAGLTHRPTWSGRDRAMFNAVAQGLSLADERSRLTRELLTQRAELQARTDAMEGFAELARDLAFETDVLAVIRRAQQIVLGMLPPGVALYYEPEDTRWRVKVQVGSLNNETLQRTVDAGLSLEGTGNLWIPWQSGEAYYQDSYAPDTDGLADQTGNIGSTATVPVVVDGRPRGVLAVALFDHRAWSPTDRIILDTAVRHLSLALERAHVAGAMDAQREQLVAANEGLEAFSYSVSHDLRAPLRHIQGFLGILRRAVVAGDAAKVDSALGVVDQAAARMNVLIDALLNFSYVSRNTLARDPVDLTVLVQAVRTELPPSQEHRIQWTVEALPTVRGDATLLGQVMGNLIHNAVKYSGTRPHPAVTVRAERQPGADVIVVSDNGVGFDPQYQHKLFGVFQRLHRQDEFEGTGIGLATVRRIIQRHGGQVWATSVPGEGATFSFSLPREEPALSRPPRE, from the coding sequence ATGTCTGAACCGGCGACCTCTGCGGGAGCACCAGATCGGCCGGGGCACGACCTGCTGTCGGCCCTGCCGGACGCGTGTATCCTGCTCGACCGGGCGCAGCGGGTGGTGGATCTGAATGCCCCGGCCGCGGCCCTGCTGAACGTGGAGCTCCGGGCCGCCCGGCACCAGGCCGTCTGGGATCTGCTGCCCGAGTGGCTGGCGTCGCCGGCCGGCCCGGAGCTCACGCACGCCGTGCAGCACGGTCAGGCCGCCGACGTCGAGGTGCACGATACGGCGCGTGGGCGCCGGCTGCAGGTGCGGGTCTTCGCGCGGCACGACGGGACCGGGCTGCTGTGCCGGGAGGTGACGCCCCGCTCCCGCGACGGCGCCTCGGCGCTGCTGACTCGGCACGCCAGCGACCTGCTCAGCGTGCACCTGCCCGACGGCCGCCTGACGTACCAGTCCCTCACGCCGGCTGCGGTGGCGGTGCTGGGATACCAGGCCGACGAACTGATCGGCCGCGCCGCCCACGAGCTGATCCATCCGGACGACCTGCGCACCACGACCTACGAGGCGCTGCCGGATCAGCCGGGTGCCCGGCGCTACACCTACCGGATCCGCCGCAAGGACGGCACCTACCTGTGGCTGGAGACCACGACCCATGCCCTCAAGGGCCCGGACGGCGCGGTCACCGGGATCCTGGCGAGTTCGCGGGACGTGACCGAGCGCCAGCAGGTCGGGGCGTTGCAGCGGCGCAACGAGTCCCTGCAGGCCGAGACCGACGCGCTGGCGGTGTTCGCGTCCTTTACCCGCATGGTGGGGGTCGAGAGCGATCCGCTCGCGCTGGCGCGGCACGCGGTGGAGACCCTGGCGCAGGCCTTCGTGCAGGGCAGCGCCGCGTATTTCGAGCCCGACGGTGACCGCTGGCGGGCGGTCGCGTGGGCCGGCCCGCTCACGCCGCAGGCCGTGGCGTACATCCAGGCGGGCCTGCCATTCCGGCATCTCACGCCGGACGCGGAGGGGCACGCGCAGTTCTTCGAGGGGTGGCCGCAGACCGAACCAGAGCTGGTCGGCCTGCTGCCGGACCTGCGCGCCGTGGCGGTGGCGCCGCTGCGGCGCGGGCCCGGCACCGTCGGCCTGCTGACGGCGGGGCTGACACACCGCCCGACCTGGAGTGGGCGCGACCGCGCCATGTTCAATGCCGTCGCGCAGGGCCTCTCGCTGGCCGACGAACGATCCCGGCTGACCCGGGAACTCCTGACGCAGCGGGCCGAACTGCAGGCCCGGACCGACGCCATGGAGGGCTTCGCGGAACTCGCCCGGGATCTGGCCTTCGAGACGGACGTGCTGGCGGTGATCCGCCGCGCCCAGCAGATCGTCCTGGGGATGCTGCCGCCGGGAGTCGCGCTGTACTACGAGCCCGAGGACACCCGGTGGCGCGTGAAGGTGCAGGTCGGCAGCCTGAACAACGAGACGCTGCAGCGGACCGTCGACGCCGGACTGTCCCTTGAGGGCACGGGCAACCTCTGGATTCCGTGGCAGTCCGGCGAGGCCTACTATCAGGACTCCTATGCGCCGGACACCGACGGCCTGGCAGACCAGACCGGCAACATCGGCTCCACGGCCACCGTACCGGTGGTCGTCGACGGTCGGCCCCGTGGCGTGCTCGCCGTGGCCCTGTTCGACCACCGGGCCTGGAGTCCCACGGACCGGATCATCCTCGACACGGCCGTCCGGCACCTGTCGCTCGCGCTGGAGCGGGCACACGTGGCCGGGGCCATGGACGCGCAGCGGGAGCAGCTCGTCGCCGCGAACGAGGGCCTGGAGGCCTTCAGCTACAGCGTGTCTCACGACCTGCGGGCGCCGCTGCGGCACATCCAGGGCTTCCTGGGCATCCTGCGGCGTGCCGTGGTGGCCGGCGACGCCGCCAAGGTCGACTCGGCCCTCGGGGTGGTCGACCAGGCGGCGGCGCGGATGAACGTCCTGATCGACGCCCTGCTGAACTTCTCCTACGTGTCGCGCAACACGCTGGCGCGGGATCCGGTGGACCTCACCGTCCTGGTGCAGGCGGTGCGCACTGAGCTGCCGCCGTCCCAGGAGCACCGGATCCAGTGGACGGTGGAGGCCCTGCCGACGGTGCGTGGCGACGCCACCCTGCTGGGGCAGGTGATGGGCAACCTGATCCACAACGCCGTGAAGTATTCGGGCACCCGGCCGCACCCCGCGGTGACCGTCCGGGCCGAGCGCCAGCCCGGCGCCGACGTGATCGTCGTGTCGGACAACGGCGTGGGGTTTGATCCGCAGTACCAGCACAAGCTGTTCGGCGTGTTCCAGCGCCTCCACCGGCAGGACGAATTCGAGGGCACCGGCATCGGCCTGGCGACGGTTCGGCGCATCATTCAGCGGCACGGCGGGCAGGTCTGGGCGACGTCGGTGCCCGGCGAGGGGGCCACGTTCTCGTTCAGCCTGCCGCGGGAGGAGCCGGCGCTGTCGCGGCCGCCGCGCGAGTGA
- the yidD gene encoding membrane protein insertion efficiency factor YidD: protein MTFQTAALVTSIDLYRRWLSPLKGFRCAHAAFYGGGSCSAAVQELIAQHGVVASRHAVAARFLACRQAYGHLAAAPGVTGGPSVRGVCCCGPLPIPFRCG from the coding sequence ATGACCTTCCAGACGGCCGCCCTCGTGACCTCCATCGACCTGTACCGCCGGTGGCTCTCGCCGCTCAAGGGGTTCCGCTGTGCCCACGCCGCGTTTTACGGCGGGGGGTCGTGCTCGGCGGCGGTGCAGGAACTGATCGCCCAGCACGGCGTGGTCGCCAGCCGCCACGCGGTCGCGGCCCGGTTCCTGGCCTGCCGGCAGGCGTACGGGCACCTGGCCGCCGCGCCGGGCGTGACCGGTGGCCCGAGCGTCCGGGGCGTGTGCTGCTGCGGGCCGCTGCCGATACCCTTCCGCTGCGGCTGA
- a CDS encoding response regulator — translation MTRPFHVLLIDDNATDLLLATEAFLELDATVGVDTFASGQHALDHLRATPQDALPDVIILDINMPVLNGFDVLSQLKDDPALQLIPVVMLSTSDYLGDVTRAYSMHASSYLIKSRSFTEFVQQVDAFLVYWRSVILARQADSPQ, via the coding sequence ATGACCCGTCCGTTCCACGTACTCCTCATCGACGACAACGCCACGGATCTGCTGCTGGCCACCGAGGCCTTCCTCGAACTGGACGCCACCGTGGGTGTGGACACCTTCGCGTCCGGACAGCACGCGCTGGATCACCTGCGGGCCACGCCGCAGGACGCCCTCCCGGACGTGATCATCCTGGACATCAACATGCCGGTGCTCAACGGCTTCGACGTCCTGAGCCAGCTCAAGGACGATCCGGCGCTGCAGCTGATCCCGGTGGTGATGCTCTCGACCTCGGACTACCTGGGCGACGTGACCCGGGCGTATTCCATGCACGCCAGCTCGTACCTGATCAAGTCGCGGTCGTTCACGGAGTTCGTGCAGCAGGTCGACGCCTTCCTGGTGTACTGGCGCAGCGTCATCCTGGCCCGTCAGGCCGATTCCCCCCAGTAG
- a CDS encoding ATP-binding protein, producing the protein MPVSGSGLSESPDIPEPSWMPLQEVTARLAGAHTREQVEDVVVQAASHLPAAPQVTVLRREGLQFRVAASTRDATATAALWTVASPQGISPLTDAVRDRRPRVYGHREALLAEYPQIETQTGEAVAAACAVVPVLLGSRVLGALILEYDQPHAFAVTELSFLYALASQAALTIDRLHLLRQAHTHEQQRDEATRRNQALEAFAVMSRDLASETDRYVLVRRAQEIMLSLLTPGYALYWEQAPDRWQLRSQVGDIGNPELQRLVDEHGLPLDAPALDSTWRTGVPNYQDDYAQGADTPAEMIRHVNAATAFQVRMYGQRIGMLAIGLFDQRVWTPMDKVLLETSVTSLGLALERAEQTRHVQERTAGLDAFVAFTEAVGSESDARRLAHLATHVLQAHLEDVRVAYYERQHDMWTAAVWSGNIRPDEAAQLQRGVPMDAPTFAEAVHSRVAVFSDGGTAGHGHPRAADPPGAAAVCPIFIDGDPQAILTVGRVEGATWTERQRAIVRAVGQSLGLALERAAQARALTAQRDALDRQTQELVAANEELEAFAYSASHDLRTPVRHVMGFADLARIALANGDTEKVLRNLGIVQQGARRMEQLIDGMLMLSRAGRQDFRPHWVPLAPLIAQAQQDAQLEFPAQPITLHGPPPVAVWGDPTLIQQVLTNLISNAVKYSTLQAVSEVVVQVREEPAEWVITVRDNGVGFDPRYAARLFGIFQRLHPQGAYPGIGAGLATVRRIVVKHGGRVFADSADGQGATFGFTLAKPAR; encoded by the coding sequence ATGCCCGTGTCCGGCTCCGGCCTGTCTGAGTCCCCTGACATCCCGGAACCGTCCTGGATGCCGCTACAGGAGGTCACCGCGCGCCTCGCCGGGGCCCACACGCGGGAGCAGGTGGAGGACGTGGTGGTGCAGGCGGCCAGCCACCTTCCCGCGGCCCCGCAGGTCACCGTGCTGCGCCGCGAGGGCCTGCAGTTCCGGGTGGCGGCGTCCACGCGGGACGCCACGGCCACGGCCGCGCTGTGGACGGTGGCGTCACCGCAGGGGATCTCGCCGCTCACCGACGCGGTGCGTGACCGGCGCCCCCGCGTGTACGGGCACCGGGAGGCCCTGCTGGCCGAGTATCCGCAGATCGAGACGCAGACCGGGGAAGCGGTGGCGGCAGCGTGCGCGGTCGTGCCCGTGCTGCTGGGCTCCCGCGTCCTGGGCGCGCTGATCCTGGAGTACGACCAGCCCCACGCGTTTGCGGTGACCGAACTGTCCTTCCTGTACGCCCTCGCGTCGCAGGCGGCCCTGACCATCGACCGGCTGCATCTGCTGCGCCAGGCCCACACGCACGAGCAGCAGCGCGACGAGGCGACGCGGCGCAACCAGGCGCTGGAGGCCTTCGCGGTGATGTCACGCGACCTGGCCAGCGAGACCGACCGCTACGTGCTGGTGCGCCGTGCCCAGGAGATCATGCTGTCGCTGCTCACCCCGGGATACGCCCTGTACTGGGAGCAGGCCCCGGACCGCTGGCAGCTGCGGTCCCAGGTGGGCGACATCGGCAACCCCGAACTCCAGCGGCTGGTGGACGAGCACGGCCTGCCCCTGGACGCCCCGGCCCTGGATTCGACGTGGCGGACCGGCGTGCCGAACTACCAGGACGACTACGCCCAGGGCGCCGACACCCCGGCCGAGATGATCCGGCACGTGAACGCCGCCACGGCCTTCCAGGTGCGCATGTACGGGCAGCGGATCGGCATGCTCGCCATCGGCCTGTTCGACCAGCGCGTGTGGACCCCCATGGACAAGGTGCTGCTGGAGACCAGCGTCACGAGCCTGGGCCTGGCGCTGGAACGGGCCGAGCAGACGCGGCACGTGCAGGAGCGCACCGCCGGCCTGGACGCCTTCGTGGCCTTCACCGAGGCCGTGGGGTCCGAGAGCGATGCCCGCCGCCTGGCCCATCTCGCCACGCATGTCCTCCAGGCCCACCTCGAGGACGTCCGTGTCGCGTACTACGAGCGGCAGCACGACATGTGGACCGCGGCCGTGTGGTCGGGCAACATCCGGCCCGACGAGGCCGCGCAGCTGCAGCGCGGCGTGCCGATGGACGCGCCGACGTTCGCCGAGGCGGTGCACTCCCGCGTGGCCGTCTTCTCGGACGGCGGGACGGCCGGGCACGGCCACCCCCGGGCGGCGGACCCGCCGGGAGCGGCGGCCGTCTGCCCCATCTTCATCGACGGGGATCCGCAGGCGATCCTGACGGTGGGCCGGGTGGAGGGCGCCACGTGGACCGAACGGCAGCGGGCCATCGTGCGGGCGGTCGGGCAGAGCCTGGGGCTGGCGCTGGAACGCGCGGCCCAGGCGCGCGCGCTCACGGCGCAGCGGGACGCGCTGGATCGCCAGACGCAGGAACTCGTGGCGGCCAACGAGGAACTCGAAGCCTTCGCGTACTCGGCGTCCCACGACCTGCGGACGCCGGTGCGGCATGTCATGGGCTTCGCCGATCTGGCGCGCATCGCCCTCGCGAACGGGGACACCGAGAAGGTGCTGCGGAACCTGGGCATCGTGCAGCAGGGGGCCCGGCGCATGGAGCAGCTCATCGACGGGATGCTCATGCTGTCGCGGGCGGGCCGGCAGGACTTCCGGCCCCACTGGGTTCCGCTGGCCCCGCTCATCGCGCAGGCCCAGCAGGACGCCCAGCTGGAATTCCCGGCACAGCCCATCACGCTGCACGGGCCGCCCCCGGTGGCGGTGTGGGGCGACCCGACCCTGATCCAGCAGGTCCTGACCAACCTGATCAGCAACGCGGTGAAGTACTCCACGCTCCAGGCGGTCTCCGAGGTGGTCGTCCAGGTGCGGGAGGAGCCCGCCGAGTGGGTGATCACGGTGCGGGACAACGGCGTGGGCTTCGACCCCAGATACGCCGCGCGGCTGTTCGGCATCTTCCAGCGGCTGCACCCGCAGGGCGCGTATCCGGGCATCGGGGCGGGGCTGGCGACGGTGCGGCGGATCGTCGTCAAGCACGGCGGCCGGGTCTTCGCGGACAGCGCCGATGGCCAGGGGGCCACCTTCGGCTTCACCCTCGCGAAACCGGCCCGCTGA
- a CDS encoding DUF790 family protein codes for MLPTELLLFRVRAGLVEPRRLRPTTGNLGTADMLIQTFEAHIGKRRHELDEELRALEAGRQDFRVVRGLAHLLANRGTFEAGGHVEPGHVRARVFALAQDHVPSRRHTAHLLEQAARALSTDTPVSPAEVAAALYADLPDQQTLVALDAPTPLELIQLYDLSQAQGMLYRAYSLVITARRNEPSRYKQLLKYLKFFGLMVTVEGDADVGFTLTLDGPTSLFGSTTRYGLALAKFLPALLHVTKWDLSAAVKPRRDLAWVDPKDDEWSFQLTSEDGYVSHYPEPRDHDSALESGFVERFAKLDTGWVLEREVDLVPVPGGVILPDFRLVREGRSVLVEIVGYWRPEYLRKKFDLLRRSGRTDVIVCVSERLNLEKAGVDPSDFGDRVVWFKGVLNPRDVLAVADRVRPA; via the coding sequence ATGCTCCCGACTGAACTGCTGCTGTTCCGCGTCCGGGCCGGCCTGGTCGAGCCGCGCCGGCTGCGGCCCACGACCGGCAACCTGGGCACCGCCGACATGCTGATCCAGACCTTCGAGGCGCACATCGGGAAGCGGCGACACGAGCTGGACGAGGAACTGAGAGCGCTGGAGGCCGGCCGGCAGGACTTTCGAGTGGTGCGCGGGCTGGCCCACCTGCTGGCCAACCGGGGGACCTTCGAGGCGGGGGGCCACGTGGAGCCGGGCCACGTGCGGGCCAGGGTCTTCGCCCTCGCGCAGGACCACGTGCCCAGCCGCCGGCACACCGCGCACCTTCTGGAACAGGCGGCACGGGCACTCTCGACCGACACCCCCGTCTCGCCGGCCGAGGTCGCGGCTGCGCTGTACGCGGACCTGCCGGATCAGCAGACGCTGGTGGCCCTCGACGCGCCCACGCCGCTGGAACTCATCCAGCTCTACGACCTGTCGCAGGCCCAGGGGATGCTGTACCGCGCCTACAGTCTGGTGATCACCGCCCGGCGCAACGAGCCGTCCCGCTACAAGCAACTGCTCAAGTACCTGAAGTTCTTCGGCCTGATGGTCACGGTGGAAGGGGACGCGGACGTCGGCTTCACCCTGACGCTGGACGGCCCGACGAGCCTGTTCGGGAGCACGACCCGCTACGGTCTGGCGCTGGCGAAGTTCCTTCCGGCGCTGCTGCACGTCACGAAATGGGATCTGTCGGCCGCCGTGAAGCCGCGCCGGGATCTGGCGTGGGTCGATCCGAAGGACGACGAGTGGTCGTTCCAGCTGACCAGCGAGGACGGCTACGTCAGCCACTACCCGGAACCGAGGGATCACGACTCGGCGCTGGAATCAGGCTTCGTGGAACGCTTCGCGAAACTGGACACCGGGTGGGTGCTGGAACGCGAGGTGGATCTGGTGCCGGTGCCGGGCGGCGTGATCCTGCCGGACTTCCGGCTGGTTCGGGAGGGCCGCAGCGTCCTGGTCGAGATCGTCGGCTACTGGCGGCCCGAGTACCTGCGCAAGAAATTCGACCTGCTCCGCAGATCCGGGCGCACGGACGTGATCGTGTGCGTCTCGGAGCGCCTGAACCTGGAGAAGGCTGGCGTCGATCCCAGCGACTTCGGCGACCGGGTGGTGTGGTTCAAGGGCGTCCTGAACCCGAGGGACGTCCTGGCCGTGGCCGACCGAGTGCGTCCGGCGTGA
- a CDS encoding DEAD/DEAH box helicase family protein, which produces MRPTLRLDRGTLVLREVPEVVACWFTWDARSQNHRAPGASYRPVMEALRSAGVSVVDEAAVFSKLELGFARDVTPYPHQMAALRAWKDAGRRGVVVLPTGAGKTLVAQLALRDTPRSALICVPTLDLLQQWYAGLVAAFPDTNVGVLGGGSHDDTPLLVSTYDSAAIHAETLAGTYAFQIFDECHHLPSDFTRVIAQMGLAPYRLGLSATPKRSDGRERDLDDLIGPVVYSVAPDELAGDTLADYRETIIRVKLSAGEQRRYDDLIRQRNDFLRLQGIRLGSLEGWTEFIRASGSPQGRAAMRAHREAKSLAYGTEGKLRVLEEILATHPSARTLIFTDDNATVYRISREFLIPAITHQTPVKERHAMLENFRSGDYRILVTSRVLNEGVDVPEASVAVVLSGTATEREHIQRLGRILRKSEGKQAVLYEVITEGTSEERVSQQRRGQWSPGMSAQDIADHYLDLNAPD; this is translated from the coding sequence ATGCGTCCCACACTGCGCCTGGATCGGGGCACGCTCGTCCTGCGGGAGGTGCCGGAGGTGGTCGCGTGCTGGTTCACGTGGGATGCCCGCAGCCAGAACCACCGGGCGCCCGGCGCGAGCTACCGCCCGGTCATGGAGGCGCTGCGCAGCGCGGGTGTCTCAGTGGTCGACGAGGCGGCCGTGTTCTCGAAACTGGAACTCGGCTTCGCGCGCGACGTGACGCCGTACCCGCACCAGATGGCGGCGCTGCGGGCGTGGAAGGACGCGGGGCGGCGCGGCGTGGTCGTGCTGCCCACCGGGGCCGGCAAGACCCTGGTGGCGCAGCTGGCCCTGCGCGACACGCCCCGGTCGGCGCTGATCTGCGTGCCGACCCTGGATCTGCTGCAGCAGTGGTACGCGGGCCTGGTCGCGGCCTTCCCCGACACGAACGTGGGCGTGCTGGGCGGCGGCAGCCACGACGACACGCCGCTGCTGGTCAGCACCTACGATTCCGCCGCCATCCACGCCGAGACCCTGGCCGGAACGTACGCGTTCCAGATCTTCGACGAGTGCCACCACCTGCCCAGCGACTTCACGCGCGTGATCGCGCAGATGGGCCTCGCACCGTACCGCCTGGGGCTGTCGGCCACGCCGAAGCGCTCGGACGGCCGCGAACGCGATCTGGACGACCTGATCGGCCCGGTCGTGTACTCGGTGGCCCCCGACGAACTGGCGGGCGACACGCTGGCGGACTACCGCGAGACGATCATCCGCGTGAAGCTCAGCGCGGGCGAGCAGCGGCGCTACGACGACCTGATCCGCCAGCGCAACGACTTCCTGCGTCTGCAGGGCATCCGTCTGGGCTCGCTGGAGGGCTGGACGGAGTTCATCCGCGCGAGTGGTTCTCCGCAGGGCAGAGCGGCGATGAGGGCGCACCGCGAGGCGAAGTCCCTGGCCTACGGCACCGAGGGCAAGCTGCGCGTGCTGGAGGAGATCCTCGCCACCCATCCATCGGCCCGCACGCTGATCTTCACCGACGACAACGCCACGGTGTACCGCATCTCGCGCGAGTTCCTGATCCCCGCGATCACGCACCAGACGCCGGTCAAGGAACGGCACGCCATGCTGGAGAACTTCCGCAGCGGTGACTACCGCATCCTCGTGACCAGCCGCGTGCTGAACGAGGGCGTGGACGTGCCCGAGGCGAGCGTGGCGGTCGTCCTGTCCGGCACCGCGACCGAGCGCGAACACATCCAGCGCCTGGGCCGCATCCTGCGGAAATCCGAGGGCAAACAGGCCGTGCTGTACGAGGTCATCACCGAGGGCACCAGCGAGGAGCGCGTCAGCCAGCAGCGGCGCGGCCAGTGGTCGCCGGGGATGAGCGCCCAGGACATCGCCGACCACTACCTGGATCTGAATGCTCCCGACTGA